In Gemmata obscuriglobus, a single genomic region encodes these proteins:
- a CDS encoding DUF362 domain-containing protein, translating to MSESHPLLARLVAAVNPDGGWGYTAGTASHPEPTCLALLALSTAREPFAQPIANGLAALERHRQPDGGYQLAGARPEAGWPTAITLFTQLALGAGPEQVKPTVARVLGTESRAVEAVPETADMENDIDLSLVGWPWAATNFGWVEPTAWACLALRAAGLELHPRVQQGLKLLLDRAFDSGGVNYGNRVVLGTATEPIPGPTALMLLAVQGAVAHPRVDAAVGYLRVHAAKSNDLDHLAWARIALGVHDADTATRELLPELDKKVAALAADPTITVHRLALAALAVAGTNPMRLRYGAHPASPLDATAAAPPAAGGGLLAKVATKFRGAMVAGLGALKPLPPTSAVHIARAASYDEPLAEVLAAQFAHFRPHLPLAGKRVVLKPNLVEYRADRVINTDPRVVDAVITLCKQEGAAEIIVAEGPGHWRNVEFLVRESGLGAVLDRHGVRFLDINHDEPVKVLNLGRLTKLDHLYMSRTVLGADVLVSLPKLKMHHWAGVTLSLKNLFGTLPGICYGWPKNELHWRGIPQSIVDISCTHPAHLSIIDGIVGMEGDGPLHGTAKHAGVLVMGLDPVAVDATGARIMGLPPERVPTLVYAAAKRVGRIAEAEIPQFGEPIAAVAQTFALPPKIDRELLPPPKQTA from the coding sequence GTGTCCGAATCGCACCCTTTGCTCGCGCGCCTGGTCGCGGCGGTCAACCCGGACGGCGGGTGGGGGTACACCGCCGGCACGGCCAGCCACCCGGAACCGACCTGCTTGGCGCTGCTGGCGCTGAGCACCGCGCGCGAGCCGTTCGCGCAGCCGATCGCGAACGGGCTGGCGGCGCTGGAGCGGCACCGGCAGCCGGACGGCGGCTACCAGCTCGCCGGCGCGCGCCCCGAGGCCGGCTGGCCCACCGCCATCACGCTCTTCACGCAGCTCGCCCTCGGCGCGGGGCCGGAGCAGGTGAAGCCCACGGTCGCGCGCGTGCTCGGCACCGAGAGCCGGGCGGTCGAGGCGGTGCCCGAGACCGCCGACATGGAGAACGACATCGACTTGTCGCTCGTTGGGTGGCCCTGGGCGGCGACGAACTTCGGCTGGGTGGAGCCGACCGCGTGGGCGTGCCTCGCGCTGCGGGCCGCGGGGCTGGAACTGCACCCCCGGGTCCAGCAGGGGCTCAAGCTGCTCCTGGACCGCGCGTTCGACAGCGGCGGCGTGAACTACGGGAACCGGGTGGTGCTCGGCACCGCGACCGAGCCGATCCCGGGGCCGACCGCGCTCATGCTGCTCGCGGTGCAGGGGGCGGTCGCGCACCCGCGGGTGGACGCCGCCGTGGGGTACCTGCGGGTCCACGCGGCGAAGTCGAACGACCTCGACCACCTCGCCTGGGCGCGCATCGCGCTGGGCGTTCACGACGCGGACACCGCCACGCGCGAGCTGCTGCCGGAACTGGACAAGAAGGTCGCGGCCCTGGCGGCGGACCCGACCATCACCGTCCACCGGCTCGCCCTCGCGGCCCTGGCGGTGGCGGGCACGAACCCGATGCGCTTGCGGTACGGCGCGCACCCGGCCAGCCCGCTCGACGCGACCGCGGCGGCCCCGCCGGCCGCCGGGGGGGGGCTCCTCGCGAAGGTCGCGACCAAGTTCCGCGGCGCGATGGTCGCGGGGCTCGGCGCGCTGAAGCCGCTCCCGCCCACGTCGGCGGTCCACATCGCGCGGGCCGCGTCCTACGACGAGCCGCTCGCGGAGGTGCTCGCGGCGCAGTTCGCGCACTTCCGCCCGCACCTGCCGCTCGCGGGCAAGCGGGTGGTGCTGAAGCCGAACCTGGTCGAGTACCGGGCCGACCGGGTCATCAACACGGACCCGCGGGTCGTGGACGCCGTCATCACCCTGTGCAAGCAGGAGGGCGCGGCCGAGATCATCGTCGCGGAAGGCCCCGGGCACTGGCGCAACGTCGAGTTCCTCGTGCGCGAGAGCGGCCTGGGTGCCGTCCTCGACAGGCACGGCGTGCGGTTCCTGGACATCAACCACGACGAGCCCGTCAAGGTCCTCAACCTCGGCCGGCTCACGAAGCTCGACCACCTGTACATGTCGCGCACCGTGCTGGGGGCGGACGTGCTCGTCTCGCTGCCGAAGCTGAAGATGCACCACTGGGCGGGGGTGACGCTGTCGCTCAAGAACCTGTTCGGCACGCTGCCGGGGATCTGCTACGGGTGGCCGAAGAACGAGCTGCACTGGCGCGGCATCCCGCAGAGCATCGTGGACATCAGTTGCACCCACCCGGCGCACCTGTCGATCATCGACGGGATCGTCGGAATGGAAGGCGACGGGCCGCTGCACGGCACCGCGAAGCACGCCGGCGTGCTGGTGATGGGGCTGGACCCGGTGGCGGTGGACGCCACCGGCGCGCGGATCATGGGCCTGCCGCCGGAGCGGGTGCCCACCCTCGTGTACGCCGCGGCGAAGCGCGTCGGGCGGATCGCGGAGGCCGAGATCCCGCAGTTCGGGGAGCCGATCGCGGCCGTCGCGCAGACGTTCGCGCTGCCGCCGAAGATCGACCGCGAACTGCTCCCGCCGCCGAAGCAGACGGCGTGA
- a CDS encoding OPT family oligopeptide transporter, with protein MSSEVKPDPGFQPFVPASEAPREFTLSAVAAGTGLGLIFAASSLYLVLKVGMTVSASIPVAVLAITVFRALSKAFKIRQATVLENNIVQTAGSAGESIAFGVGVSMPALLLLGFGMDLGRVMVVSILGGLLGILVMIPLRRAFIVKMHFQPGKKDQGETLLYPEGTACAQVLISGEKGGTTGKTVFIGFGLAFLHKFLTEGMNLFVATAKVPVAFINKAAVFSTEMASELLGVGYIIGLRTAAMMMGGAVLGYLVILPIIYFVGENNPNAIPPGVKPIKDMSLSQIRNAYLLYIGAGCVASAGIISMLKTLPLIVRSFRSSLSSVSVGAGGDVPRTDRDMPMSWVLGGTVVLVALLALFLASEVSVVTALLGALLVVLFGFLFVTVSARLTGEIGSSSNPISGMTTATLMITCLIFLALGMTSPIDRVLALSVAAVVCIASSNGGTVAQSLKTGYLVGGTPRYMQYAIMAGAFVSALVIGGTLIFLLNKPGTVYSSKPENVPPLTLAPAELARLSQTEMYEGKTYKIMDARNGELIKAADGYKPREEVLKYKPGRYLVEPDTGTVAILKDDTIMGQLKTRDDGTPVERKFDAPKTRVLGIVINGVLSKDLNWTMVAIGAMIAVMLELCGVSALAFAVGLYVPIQFSVTIFIGGVVRWAVDKKYAAEAARDIAAAGDDPAKKAQAEVEAIRKAETSPGVLLASGYIAGGSIAGVLIAFLAFSDTLPRDLSAFQYRSAPIGAELPLEDAAAAVAGRELPDGSEEARKKLAGEIVALNEDDLPPQWVKVPAGTKLKIAPGEKGEEYTAPSDTTLGAVAKEKLGRTWKAAQLLELNKGALKVPEKLPAQAEVFVPQPQWATLIPFGLLVALLAAVGLGLLLRSAPEQAEQAA; from the coding sequence ATGTCGTCCGAAGTGAAACCGGACCCCGGGTTCCAGCCGTTCGTTCCGGCCTCCGAAGCGCCGCGGGAGTTCACCCTCTCGGCGGTCGCCGCGGGGACCGGGCTCGGGCTCATCTTCGCCGCGTCGTCGCTGTACCTCGTCCTCAAAGTCGGGATGACGGTGTCCGCGTCCATCCCGGTCGCGGTGCTGGCGATTACCGTGTTCCGGGCGCTGTCGAAGGCGTTCAAAATTCGCCAAGCGACGGTCCTCGAAAACAACATCGTTCAGACGGCCGGGTCCGCCGGCGAGAGCATCGCGTTCGGGGTCGGCGTGTCGATGCCGGCGCTGCTGCTGCTCGGGTTCGGGATGGACCTGGGGCGGGTGATGGTCGTTTCGATCCTCGGCGGGCTGCTGGGCATCCTGGTGATGATCCCGCTGCGCCGGGCGTTCATCGTGAAAATGCACTTCCAGCCCGGGAAGAAGGACCAGGGCGAAACGCTCCTGTACCCCGAGGGCACCGCGTGCGCGCAGGTGCTCATCAGCGGCGAGAAGGGCGGCACCACCGGCAAAACGGTGTTCATCGGGTTCGGGCTCGCGTTCCTCCACAAGTTCCTGACGGAGGGGATGAACCTGTTCGTCGCCACCGCCAAGGTGCCGGTGGCCTTCATCAACAAGGCCGCCGTGTTCTCGACGGAGATGGCGTCCGAGCTGCTCGGGGTGGGCTACATCATCGGGCTCCGCACCGCCGCGATGATGATGGGCGGCGCGGTCCTCGGCTACCTCGTGATCCTGCCCATCATCTACTTCGTGGGCGAGAACAACCCGAACGCGATCCCGCCCGGGGTGAAGCCCATCAAGGACATGAGCCTGTCGCAGATCCGCAACGCGTACCTGCTCTACATCGGCGCCGGGTGTGTGGCGTCCGCCGGCATCATCAGCATGTTAAAAACGCTGCCGCTGATCGTGCGCAGCTTTCGCTCCAGCCTGTCGAGCGTCAGCGTCGGGGCGGGCGGCGACGTGCCCCGCACCGACCGCGACATGCCGATGAGCTGGGTGCTCGGGGGGACCGTCGTCCTCGTCGCGCTTCTCGCGCTGTTCCTGGCGAGCGAGGTGTCCGTTGTGACCGCCCTGCTCGGCGCGCTTTTGGTCGTTCTGTTCGGGTTTCTCTTCGTGACGGTGTCGGCCCGGCTCACGGGCGAAATCGGCTCGTCGTCGAACCCGATCTCCGGCATGACCACCGCGACGCTGATGATCACCTGCCTCATTTTCCTGGCGCTGGGCATGACCAGCCCGATCGACCGCGTGCTGGCCCTGTCGGTCGCGGCCGTGGTGTGCATCGCCTCTTCAAACGGCGGGACGGTCGCGCAGTCGCTCAAGACCGGCTACCTCGTCGGCGGGACGCCGCGGTACATGCAGTACGCGATCATGGCCGGTGCGTTCGTCTCGGCTCTGGTCATCGGCGGCACGCTCATCTTCCTGCTGAACAAGCCCGGCACCGTGTACAGCTCGAAGCCGGAGAACGTTCCGCCCCTCACACTCGCCCCGGCGGAACTGGCTCGTCTGAGCCAGACCGAGATGTATGAGGGCAAGACGTACAAGATCATGGACGCCCGGAACGGCGAGCTGATCAAAGCGGCCGACGGGTACAAGCCGCGTGAGGAGGTGCTGAAGTACAAGCCCGGGCGCTACCTCGTGGAGCCGGACACCGGAACGGTGGCGATCCTCAAGGACGACACCATCATGGGGCAGTTGAAGACGCGGGACGACGGCACGCCGGTCGAGCGGAAGTTCGACGCCCCCAAGACGCGGGTGCTCGGGATCGTCATCAACGGCGTTCTGAGTAAGGACCTGAACTGGACGATGGTGGCCATCGGGGCGATGATCGCCGTCATGCTGGAGCTGTGCGGCGTGTCGGCGCTCGCGTTCGCGGTCGGGCTGTACGTGCCGATCCAGTTCTCGGTGACCATCTTCATCGGCGGTGTCGTCCGCTGGGCGGTGGACAAGAAGTACGCCGCCGAGGCGGCGCGCGACATCGCCGCGGCCGGCGACGACCCGGCGAAAAAGGCCCAGGCCGAGGTGGAGGCGATCCGGAAGGCCGAAACCAGCCCCGGGGTGCTGCTCGCGAGCGGGTACATCGCCGGCGGGTCGATCGCGGGCGTGCTGATCGCGTTCCTGGCGTTCAGCGACACGCTCCCGCGCGACCTGTCCGCGTTCCAGTACCGGTCCGCGCCGATCGGGGCGGAGCTGCCGCTCGAGGACGCGGCCGCGGCGGTCGCGGGGCGCGAGCTGCCCGACGGGTCGGAGGAGGCGCGTAAGAAGCTCGCGGGCGAGATCGTCGCGCTGAACGAGGACGACCTGCCGCCCCAGTGGGTGAAGGTGCCGGCGGGGACGAAGCTGAAGATCGCGCCCGGGGAGAAGGGGGAGGAGTACACGGCCCCGAGCGACACCACCCTCGGCGCGGTCGCGAAGGAGAAGCTGGGGCGGACCTGGAAGGCCGCGCAGCTTCTGGAGCTGAACAAGGGCGCGCTGAAGGTGCCGGAAAAGCTGCCGGCGCAGGCGGAGGTGTTCGTGCCGCAGCCGCAGTGGGCCACGCTGATCCCGTTCGGGCTGCTGGTGGCGCTGCTGGCGGCGGTCGGGCTCGGGCTCCTGCTGAGGTCGGCCCCGGAGCAGGCGGAGCAGGCGGCGTAA
- a CDS encoding HNH endonuclease produces MDEPKPTPCGLCGRGFPPRDLTQHHCLPKEKGGTAGDVAMICSQCHGMVHATYTNATLAAVYPTIEQLRKAPELVGFIKWARKQPVTRKKKNKPRKRKL; encoded by the coding sequence ATGGACGAGCCGAAGCCGACGCCCTGCGGCCTGTGCGGTCGCGGGTTCCCGCCGCGCGACCTGACGCAACACCACTGCCTGCCGAAGGAAAAGGGCGGGACCGCGGGCGACGTGGCGATGATCTGTTCGCAGTGCCACGGGATGGTCCACGCGACCTACACGAACGCGACGCTGGCGGCCGTGTACCCGACCATCGAGCAACTGCGGAAGGCCCCCGAACTGGTCGGGTTCATCAAGTGGGCGCGCAAACAGCCGGTCACGCGCAAGAAGAAGAACAAGCCGCGGAAGCGAAAACTGTAG
- the larC gene encoding nickel pincer cofactor biosynthesis protein LarC gives MRVAHFDCFSGISGDMVLGAVIDAGVPADAIRAALDSLGLPISLEVEKVKRCGFAATKATVTAADQEDYRFLPDVEAILAKGDLTEKQRGLAAAIFRKVAVAEATAHGMPLERVHFHEVGALDSIADIVGAAVGLDLLGVDKFTSSPVPTGSGTVKCAHGIMPVPTPGTAELLKGVPLAPSVIKAELTTPTGAAILTAVVSEFTAAPVLTIERIGHGSGTKDFIEQPNLLRLLVGTAAPAPQAAEETDTVAVLETNLDDISPEVIGFAIERLFEAGALDVFAVPVQMKKHRPGVLLSVICDPAHVAAFEEILFRETGTFGVRRTSAARAKLRREAVTVETPWGQVDAKRGWRDGFEIVTPEYEDCVRVAREHNVPLRDVYAAVRK, from the coding sequence GTGCGTGTGGCTCACTTCGACTGCTTCAGCGGGATCAGTGGGGACATGGTGCTCGGCGCGGTTATCGACGCGGGCGTGCCCGCGGACGCGATCCGCGCCGCCCTGGATTCGCTCGGGCTCCCGATCTCGCTCGAAGTCGAAAAGGTGAAGCGGTGCGGGTTCGCGGCCACCAAGGCGACGGTCACGGCGGCCGACCAGGAGGACTACCGGTTCCTGCCGGACGTGGAGGCGATCCTGGCGAAGGGCGACCTCACCGAGAAGCAGCGCGGGCTCGCCGCCGCCATCTTCCGCAAGGTCGCGGTGGCCGAGGCGACGGCCCACGGGATGCCGCTCGAGCGGGTCCACTTTCACGAGGTCGGCGCGCTCGACAGCATCGCGGACATCGTCGGCGCCGCGGTCGGCCTGGACCTGCTCGGGGTGGACAAGTTCACCAGCTCGCCGGTCCCCACGGGGAGCGGAACGGTGAAGTGCGCCCACGGGATCATGCCCGTACCGACGCCGGGGACCGCGGAACTGCTCAAGGGCGTGCCGCTCGCCCCGTCGGTGATCAAAGCGGAACTCACGACCCCCACCGGGGCGGCGATCCTCACCGCCGTGGTGAGCGAGTTCACCGCCGCGCCGGTGCTGACGATCGAGCGGATCGGCCACGGCTCGGGGACGAAGGACTTCATCGAGCAGCCCAACCTCCTGCGGCTGCTGGTGGGCACCGCCGCGCCGGCGCCGCAGGCCGCCGAGGAAACGGACACGGTCGCGGTGCTGGAAACGAACCTCGACGACATTTCGCCCGAGGTGATCGGGTTCGCCATCGAGCGGCTGTTCGAGGCCGGCGCGCTGGACGTGTTCGCGGTGCCGGTGCAGATGAAGAAGCACCGGCCCGGGGTGCTGCTGAGCGTGATCTGCGACCCGGCGCATGTCGCCGCGTTCGAGGAGATCCTGTTCCGCGAAACGGGCACGTTCGGCGTCCGGCGCACGTCCGCGGCGCGGGCGAAGCTGCGGCGGGAGGCCGTTACGGTGGAAACGCCGTGGGGGCAGGTGGACGCCAAGCGCGGCTGGCGCGACGGGTTCGAGATCGTCACCCCCGAGTACGAGGACTGCGTCCGCGTCGCGCGCGAGCACAACGTTCCGCTGCGCGACGTGTACGCGGCCGTCCGGAAATAA
- a CDS encoding TolB family protein: MNALLLTLAFAPAADPEDWKGAEAAYLKNIRQLTTDYVRAGEGYFSPDGTRVIFQAEEKDTGNPFYQIFIMDLRTGKATRISPGVGRTTCGYFHPDGKRVLFASSHSDPDAKKHQEAEVKQREEDKKKGVRRRYSWDFDPHMKIYEAGLDGTGLKCLTPDAKVYTAEGSYSADGKKIVYSAGNAGNVQLFTMNADGTNVKRITDVANCYNGGPFFSPDGTRVVFRADRKEKDRLQLYVINADGTGEKALTSDDKWVYWAPYWYKDNRHIIYTGADHSNPIAPPNYDLHWMDTETGKKTRITFAPGQDVLPVFNPDGTKVMWTSSREGGRAAQLYIADFTPPK, translated from the coding sequence ATGAACGCGCTTCTGCTCACACTCGCATTCGCGCCCGCCGCCGATCCCGAAGACTGGAAGGGGGCCGAAGCGGCGTACCTGAAGAACATCCGTCAGCTCACAACGGACTACGTGCGGGCCGGCGAAGGGTACTTCTCGCCGGACGGCACCCGGGTCATCTTCCAGGCCGAAGAGAAGGACACGGGCAACCCGTTCTACCAGATCTTCATCATGGACCTGCGGACGGGCAAAGCGACCCGCATCAGCCCGGGCGTCGGGCGCACCACCTGCGGCTACTTCCACCCCGACGGCAAGAGGGTGCTGTTCGCCTCCAGCCACTCCGACCCGGACGCCAAGAAGCACCAGGAGGCCGAGGTCAAGCAGCGCGAGGAGGACAAGAAGAAGGGCGTGCGCCGCCGGTACTCGTGGGACTTCGACCCGCACATGAAGATCTACGAGGCCGGCCTCGACGGCACCGGGCTGAAGTGCCTCACCCCGGACGCGAAGGTGTACACCGCCGAGGGGAGCTACTCGGCGGACGGCAAGAAGATCGTGTACAGCGCCGGCAACGCCGGGAACGTGCAGCTCTTCACCATGAACGCCGACGGCACCAACGTGAAGCGCATCACCGACGTGGCGAACTGCTACAACGGCGGCCCGTTCTTCAGCCCCGACGGCACGAGGGTGGTGTTCCGCGCCGACCGCAAGGAGAAGGACCGGCTCCAGCTCTACGTGATCAACGCCGACGGCACCGGGGAGAAGGCGCTCACGAGCGACGACAAGTGGGTGTACTGGGCGCCGTACTGGTACAAGGACAACCGGCACATCATCTACACCGGCGCGGACCACTCGAACCCCATCGCGCCGCCGAACTACGACCTGCACTGGATGGACACCGAGACCGGCAAGAAGACGCGCATCACGTTCGCCCCGGGCCAGGACGTGCTGCCGGTGTTCAACCCCGACGGCACGAAGGTGATGTGGACCTCGTCCCGCGAGGGCGGGCGGGCGGCCCAGCTCTACATCGCCGACTTCACCCCGCCGAAGTGA